From Caldisericum sp.:
ATTGTTCTCTGGAAAAATAAAACTGAGGAGAATGCGGTAGAGGAACAGAAATGACAGGGAGAACGCATATTGCAGCATCAATAAGTCTTGTTTCAGTATTACCACCAACACCTGCAACAATAACAGGACTATTTATTGGTGCTATTCTCCCTGATATTGATGTAGAGGGTGCAACCATTACAAGGTATTTACCTAGAATCCCTGTTGAACACAGGACAATTACGCATTCAATACTTGCACTTGCGGTTGTTATGTTTTTTGCTAATATCGTTTCAACGCAGTTTGGAGTTGGTATGGCTATGGGGTATTTATCACACCTTGTTCTTGACGCAATGACTCCAACAGGCGTGCCACTATTATATCCTTTTAATAAAAAGAGGCATTTCAGGTTTCCTCTTA
This genomic window contains:
- a CDS encoding metal-dependent hydrolase, with translation MTGRTHIAASISLVSVLPPTPATITGLFIGAILPDIDVEGATITRYLPRIPVEHRTITHSILALAVVMFFANIVSTQFGVGMAMGYLSHLVLDAMTPTGVPLLYPFNKKRHFRFPLTIHTGSTMELMFFVVLVIIDVFVYKSVLTKIL